In Phreatobacter stygius, a genomic segment contains:
- the pimC gene encoding pimeloyl-CoA dehydrogenase large subunit produces MELKFTDEELAFRKEVRAFIDKHLPKALREKLAAGHHPSHDDIVFWQKTLNAHGWGVPHWPRDHGGTGWSAIKQYIFQEEMMMAPSPPPLAFGINMVGPVIATFGNDAQKARYLPRIANLDDWWCQGFSEPGAGSDLASLKTKAVKDGDHYIVNGQKTWTTLGQYADWIFCLVRTDPTVKQQLGISFLLIDMKTPGITVKPIQTIDGGHEVNEVFFDDVRVPVENLVGQENKGWDYAKFLLGNERTGIARVGISKQRIRRIKELAAIEQRGGRPLIEDQRFREKVAAVEIELKALEITQLRVIAAEAKREKGRPDPASSVLKIKGSELQQATTELLMEVIGPHAAPYAPEDDHGSNEPPIGPEWAQTIAPTYFNVRKVSIYGGSNEIQKNIIAKAVLGL; encoded by the coding sequence ATGGAACTCAAGTTCACCGATGAAGAACTGGCTTTCCGCAAGGAGGTCCGCGCCTTCATCGACAAGCACCTGCCGAAGGCGCTGCGCGAGAAGCTCGCGGCTGGCCACCATCCAAGCCATGACGACATCGTGTTCTGGCAGAAGACCTTGAACGCCCATGGCTGGGGCGTGCCGCATTGGCCAAGAGACCATGGCGGCACCGGCTGGAGCGCCATCAAGCAATATATCTTCCAGGAAGAGATGATGATGGCGCCGTCGCCGCCACCGCTCGCCTTCGGCATCAATATGGTCGGTCCCGTCATCGCGACCTTCGGCAACGACGCCCAGAAGGCGCGCTACCTGCCGCGCATCGCCAATCTCGACGACTGGTGGTGCCAGGGTTTCTCGGAGCCCGGCGCCGGATCGGATCTGGCTTCCCTCAAGACCAAGGCGGTCAAGGACGGCGACCACTATATCGTCAACGGCCAGAAGACCTGGACGACCCTTGGCCAATATGCCGACTGGATCTTCTGCCTGGTGCGCACCGACCCGACGGTCAAGCAGCAGCTCGGCATCTCGTTCCTGCTGATCGACATGAAGACGCCGGGCATCACGGTGAAGCCGATCCAGACCATCGACGGCGGCCACGAGGTCAACGAGGTGTTCTTCGACGACGTCCGGGTGCCGGTCGAAAACCTGGTCGGCCAGGAGAACAAGGGCTGGGACTATGCCAAGTTCCTGCTCGGCAACGAGCGCACCGGCATTGCCCGGGTCGGCATTTCCAAGCAGCGCATCCGGCGCATCAAGGAGCTTGCGGCGATCGAGCAGCGCGGCGGCCGGCCGCTGATCGAGGACCAGCGCTTCCGCGAGAAGGTGGCGGCGGTCGAGATCGAGCTCAAGGCGCTGGAAATCACCCAGCTGCGCGTGATCGCGGCGGAAGCCAAGCGCGAGAAGGGCCGCCCGGATCCGGCCTCCTCGGTGCTGAAGATCAAGGGGTCCGAGCTGCAGCAGGCGACCACCGAACTCCTGATGGAAGTGATCGGCCCGCATGCCGCGCCCTATGCGCCGGAAGACGATCACGGCTCGAACGAACCGCCGATCGGGCCGGAATGGGCCCAGACCATCGCGCCGACCTATTTCAATGTGCGCAAGGTCTCGATCTATGGCGGTTCGAACGAGATCCAGAAGAACATCATCGCCAAGGCCGTCCTCGGGCTTTGA
- a CDS encoding AbrB/MazE/SpoVT family DNA-binding domain-containing protein has translation MTARARLSAKFQISIPKEVRTAQQWRAGQEFVFIPKGKGVMVMPAPELADLAGIARGADDKGYRDRKDRG, from the coding sequence ATGACCGCTCGCGCGAGACTGTCGGCAAAATTCCAGATCAGCATTCCAAAGGAAGTCCGCACCGCCCAACAATGGCGCGCAGGCCAGGAATTCGTTTTCATTCCCAAAGGCAAGGGTGTCATGGTGATGCCCGCTCCGGAGCTTGCCGATCTGGCGGGCATCGCCCGCGGAGCCGACGACAAGGGCTATCGCGACCGAAAGGATCGCGGGTAA
- a CDS encoding type II toxin-antitoxin system VapC family toxin, with amino-acid sequence MRVVDTSAWIEWLRASPTAAALTEHWPNAADTVVPTLVQLELAKWLTREVSEEAADQAIAYTMGCLVAPLETRIALRAAEICRTHKLATADAIIYATALDLGADCLTCDSHFEGLPDVVLVPKGKSG; translated from the coding sequence ATGCGGGTCGTCGATACCTCCGCCTGGATCGAATGGCTGAGGGCAAGCCCAACCGCCGCGGCATTGACGGAACATTGGCCGAATGCCGCAGACACGGTCGTACCGACGCTCGTTCAGCTCGAGCTCGCCAAATGGCTGACACGGGAGGTTTCCGAAGAAGCCGCCGATCAAGCCATCGCCTATACGATGGGATGCCTGGTCGCGCCGTTGGAAACACGCATTGCGCTGCGGGCAGCAGAGATCTGTCGCACCCATAAGCTCGCGACGGCCGACGCGATCATTTATGCGACCGCGCTCGATCTCGGTGCGGATTGCCTCACGTGTGACAGCCATTTCGAAGGTCTCCCCGACGTCGTCTTGGTGCCGAAGGGCAAATCAGGGTGA
- a CDS encoding SDR family NAD(P)-dependent oxidoreductase, with product MSFDFKGKRVVIAGGSRGIGRSIALGFAEAGAGVSICARGADGLKATAAEIGRFGGAVHFAPCDLANAASIAGYIPAAAQALGGIDILVNNASGFGQGDTEEGWEAGMQVDIMAVVRASRAAQPFLEQAKGASIVNIASISGYRPSLRTAAYAAVKAAVIQYTTSQAAALSRKGIRVNCVAPGSVEFPGGMWEQRKTTDPTLYNRTLGSIPFGRMGSPEEIANVVLFLASPLASWVTAQTIVADGGQLLG from the coding sequence ATGAGTTTTGATTTCAAAGGCAAGCGCGTCGTCATTGCCGGCGGCAGCCGCGGCATCGGCCGTTCCATTGCGCTCGGTTTTGCCGAGGCCGGCGCCGGCGTCTCGATCTGCGCCCGCGGCGCGGATGGCCTGAAGGCGACCGCCGCCGAGATCGGCCGCTTCGGCGGCGCCGTCCATTTCGCCCCTTGCGATCTCGCCAATGCCGCGTCCATTGCCGGCTATATTCCGGCCGCCGCCCAGGCGCTGGGCGGCATCGACATCCTCGTCAACAATGCCTCGGGCTTCGGCCAGGGCGATACCGAGGAAGGCTGGGAAGCCGGCATGCAGGTCGACATCATGGCGGTGGTCCGGGCGAGCCGCGCCGCCCAGCCCTTCCTCGAACAGGCCAAGGGCGCGTCGATCGTCAACATCGCGTCGATCTCGGGCTACCGGCCGTCGCTGCGCACGGCCGCCTATGCGGCGGTCAAGGCGGCGGTCATCCAGTACACCACCTCGCAGGCCGCGGCACTCTCCCGGAAGGGCATCCGGGTCAATTGCGTGGCGCCCGGCTCGGTCGAGTTTCCCGGCGGCATGTGGGAACAGCGCAAGACCACCGATCCGACGCTCTATAACCGCACCCTCGGCTCGATCCCCTTCGGCCGGATGGGCAGCCCGGAAGAGATCGCCAATGTCGTGCTGTTCCTGGCGTCGCCCCTGGCGAGCTGGGTGACCGCCCAGACCATCGTCGCCGATGGCGGCCAATTGCTCGGCTGA
- a CDS encoding aspartate aminotransferase family protein, producing MAIRPNSIEARDVAHVLHPYTNAVAHEKSGPVMIAGGDGIYVIDSEGNRYIEGLAGLFCASLGFSEKRLVDAATRQMSTLPFYHSFSGKSHETAVELATRLIELAPVPMSKVFFVNSGSEANDTAVKLIWYYHNAIGKPEKKKIISRLRAYHGVTVASASLTGLPYNHRDFDLPIDRVLHTDCPLHYRYAEKDESEDAFATRCAASLEQLIQKEGPETIAAFFAEPLMASGGCIVPPPTYYEKIQAVLKKYDILLVADEVICGFARTGNMFGCESFGIKPDMISMAKQLSAAYQPIAALMINDKIYDGIRIESEKIGTFGHGFTYGAHPVATAVALETLNIYRDRDILGHVRSVMADFQSGLHAFADHPLVGNVRGMGLIGALELVKDKATRESFDMAWGVAGHVGERALAHGLITRALGDTVNFCPPLIITKAEIADMFARAKVALDETHAWLQAGRPSL from the coding sequence ATGGCTATCAGGCCAAATTCCATCGAGGCGCGCGACGTCGCACACGTGCTCCATCCCTATACGAATGCGGTCGCGCACGAGAAAAGCGGCCCGGTCATGATCGCGGGTGGAGACGGCATCTACGTCATCGACAGTGAGGGAAATCGCTATATCGAAGGGCTTGCCGGACTGTTCTGCGCGTCGCTCGGCTTCAGCGAGAAGCGCCTGGTCGATGCCGCGACCCGGCAGATGAGCACATTGCCGTTCTATCACAGCTTCAGCGGCAAATCGCACGAGACCGCCGTCGAGCTCGCGACGCGGTTGATCGAGCTCGCGCCGGTGCCGATGAGCAAGGTCTTCTTCGTCAACTCCGGATCGGAAGCCAATGATACGGCGGTGAAGCTGATCTGGTATTACCACAATGCCATCGGCAAGCCCGAGAAGAAGAAGATCATCTCACGGCTGCGGGCCTATCACGGTGTCACCGTCGCATCGGCAAGCCTCACCGGCCTGCCATACAACCACCGGGATTTCGACCTTCCGATCGACCGCGTCCTCCACACCGATTGCCCGCTGCACTATCGCTACGCCGAAAAGGACGAGAGCGAGGATGCCTTCGCCACACGCTGCGCCGCTTCGCTGGAGCAACTGATCCAGAAAGAAGGGCCGGAAACGATCGCCGCGTTCTTCGCCGAGCCGCTGATGGCGTCCGGCGGATGTATCGTGCCGCCGCCGACCTATTACGAGAAGATCCAGGCGGTCCTGAAGAAATACGATATCCTGCTGGTCGCCGACGAGGTGATCTGCGGTTTCGCCCGGACCGGCAACATGTTCGGTTGTGAAAGTTTCGGGATCAAGCCGGACATGATCTCGATGGCGAAGCAGCTTTCAGCCGCCTATCAGCCGATCGCCGCCTTGATGATCAATGACAAGATCTATGATGGCATCCGCATCGAAAGCGAAAAGATCGGCACGTTCGGCCACGGCTTCACCTATGGCGCGCATCCGGTCGCCACCGCCGTCGCCCTCGAAACGCTGAACATCTATCGGGATCGCGACATCCTCGGCCACGTTCGGTCCGTCATGGCCGATTTCCAAAGCGGACTTCATGCCTTTGCGGATCACCCGCTGGTCGGCAATGTCCGCGGCATGGGCCTGATCGGCGCGCTCGAACTGGTCAAGGACAAGGCCACCAGGGAAAGCTTCGACATGGCCTGGGGCGTCGCGGGACATGTCGGAGAACGGGCTCTCGCGCACGGCCTGATTACCCGGGCGCTCGGCGATACCGTCAATTTCTGTCCGCCGCTGATCATCACCAAGGCTGAGATCGCCGACATGTTCGCACGCGCCAAAGTGGCCCTGGACGAAACCCATGCTTGGCTCCAGGCCGGTCGCCCGTCGCTCTGA
- a CDS encoding TetR/AcrR family transcriptional regulator — MKKPTTKSDQTRAQIIDGALRAMSKTGVIGTTTRQIATEAGVQLATLHYHFDSKSALLVAVLEAYIDDMAARLRRQQVKSGADLDDGIEQLLLGIWRSVMRTKSIQIVQYELTLYALREGAEWLAERQYAAYHRLYHEHLMSITQGPRQLPAAACDALARFILAGVDGLILQELAKPSRARSKRGIDALIAATQAYAHQLAQ, encoded by the coding sequence ATGAAGAAACCGACGACGAAAAGCGATCAGACGCGCGCCCAGATCATCGATGGCGCGCTGCGCGCGATGTCCAAGACCGGCGTCATCGGCACGACCACCCGCCAGATCGCCACGGAAGCCGGCGTGCAGCTGGCGACGCTGCACTATCACTTCGACAGCAAGAGTGCGCTGCTGGTCGCGGTGCTCGAGGCCTATATCGACGACATGGCCGCGCGGCTGCGTCGGCAGCAGGTGAAGAGCGGCGCGGATCTCGATGACGGCATCGAGCAGTTGCTGCTTGGCATATGGCGTTCGGTCATGCGGACGAAATCAATTCAGATCGTTCAATACGAGCTGACGCTCTATGCGCTACGCGAGGGCGCCGAATGGCTGGCCGAGCGCCAGTACGCGGCCTATCATCGCCTCTATCACGAACATCTCATGAGCATCACGCAGGGACCGCGCCAGCTTCCGGCCGCCGCCTGCGACGCGCTTGCACGCTTCATCCTGGCCGGTGTCGATGGCCTCATCCTGCAGGAACTGGCCAAGCCGAGCCGAGCCCGGTCCAAGCGCGGGATCGATGCCCTCATCGCCGCGACTCAGGCTTACGCCCACCAACTCGCTCAATAA
- a CDS encoding GAF domain-containing DNA-binding protein produces MIAPDMAAAPDDAARASGWVLRAATHLLAMPIDRAISAILAEFGELAGADRAWMFEYDESLLRFRNTHEWSRAGVSPHVEDLQDAPVTMIAWLHRFLVQGQAVMINDVAGLPRTARSLQAELLRQDDKSVLSVPLVHQGVLRGCIGFDATARIRRWEGGTISALFHCAQLIGLARYSGRNTYISRVQAASGPFTPLIYLRMPGRARGIVPEEILGLRAARDYTDVWLVDGSKLTDHRALSVWAGMLPTATFLRIHRTAIVNLGHVEVLDRHAGRLRERWELRLRSLDTLWVVSRPYRAQLRSRLGI; encoded by the coding sequence ATGATTGCGCCGGACATGGCGGCCGCGCCGGATGACGCCGCGCGTGCTTCCGGCTGGGTGTTGCGCGCCGCGACCCATCTGCTCGCCATGCCGATCGACCGGGCGATCTCGGCCATCCTGGCGGAGTTCGGTGAACTGGCCGGGGCGGACCGCGCCTGGATGTTCGAATATGATGAAAGCCTGCTGCGGTTTCGCAACACCCATGAATGGAGCCGCGCCGGCGTGAGCCCGCACGTCGAGGATTTGCAGGACGCGCCGGTGACGATGATCGCATGGCTGCATCGGTTCCTGGTCCAGGGGCAGGCGGTGATGATCAACGACGTCGCCGGCCTTCCGCGCACGGCCAGGTCGCTTCAGGCCGAACTGCTGCGCCAGGACGACAAGAGCGTCCTGAGTGTCCCGCTGGTCCACCAGGGCGTCTTGCGCGGCTGCATCGGCTTTGATGCGACGGCGCGGATCCGCCGGTGGGAAGGAGGGACGATCAGCGCGCTGTTTCACTGCGCCCAGTTGATTGGCCTTGCCCGCTATTCCGGCCGGAACACCTACATATCCCGTGTTCAGGCGGCCTCGGGTCCTTTCACGCCGCTGATCTATCTGAGGATGCCGGGCCGCGCCCGCGGCATTGTCCCCGAAGAGATCCTCGGCCTGCGCGCGGCACGCGACTATACCGATGTCTGGCTGGTCGACGGCTCCAAGCTGACCGATCACCGCGCGCTGTCGGTCTGGGCCGGCATGTTGCCCACGGCGACGTTCCTGCGCATCCATCGTACCGCCATCGTCAACCTCGGCCATGTCGAGGTTCTCGACCGCCATGCCGGCCGGCTAAGGGAACGCTGGGAGCTGCGCCTGCGCTCGCTCGACACGCTATGGGTGGTGTCTCGTCCCTACCGGGCACAACTGCGGTCACGGCTCGGCATCTGA
- a CDS encoding autotransporter domain-containing protein — protein MGGVSSLPGTTAVTARHLTVSPRGTTSPRGRKTETSTEKCRSSVAWSNRHVVFFPRHLRRFVLSRTPRAWRCGPASQSLREPPRMVAHLRRNRLLSSTALAGCRPAGPTAPTLSLALAGLVTLLGAAPVSAADVTWIGIGNQSWTDGSQWSPANPPTSADRAILNGGGGPAVISTLSGVGVAGSIELRDNAQLILDNNATLGVGTNILIGTINNAAVSTLRVEGGAQTTTIGLFVGNATGSSGVVDVSGAASALHVIGQAEIGGSGAGTLTIRAGGAVSVGVGGIGTLNVGTAGGGAGTLRMGDATGVGTLAASTVDLRNNASSVVFDGTGSQAFAPLITGSGFVVKNGSGTVTLTGANSYTGGTTLNAGVLTVGNSAALGLGGLTVGGSSTLDSNASVSLGNAIVLNANLTIGGSNALTLNGGISGAGGLFKNGSATLTLNGVNTFTGGMAINGGTVQAASDGNLGTPGGQITFSNTTIVGGAGTGADAVLRTTTSFSSAKTMAFTSGGGRIETVAGTTLTLSGAISTGGSASFFKQGDGTLVLTGDSSANYFGRTWVHGGTLRIEGGGKLGSVATGGQAYISNGATVVVTGSGSAWETFSQMRVGEHGSGTLRIENGGTVRNGSGGGTVGIVGGGGASEVVITGLGSQWLGNGANLYVGHSNAGSLTVSDQGVLRLGAAGNGTIIAGLSGGAAGGTINIGAAEASAAAAAGTLQVGIVDLNAASRLAFNHTEAGYSFAPTIVGAGQVRQVNGTTILAGAHTYSGGTAIVGGVLQVTSEANLGDVAGGLTIGNGTLRVTSGFASGRNVVLTGASATMEIQAGGHVLSDDIDGAGGLTKTGAGTLTLTGANSYAGTTTISAGTLQLGTGGTSGSITGNVVNNAALIFNRSDAVTFTGAVSGSGTLRHIGGGLTNLSGNSGGFSGTTTVEAGTLAVNGALGGTLVVQSGATLGGIGTVGSLGSSATIAAGGVHAPGNSIGTQIIAGNYVNHGALVIEGTPAATDKLVVAGSVDISGATLNLVLSPATAASWPALNGPYILIDKQSAGAVTGTFGTVTNNLLFLDLSLNYAGGDGNDVTLQLTRNDASFSSLAITRNQIATAGAIESLPNSNPIWQAVALSSDPDIVRRSFDALSGEIHASAKTALVEDSRFVREAATDRLRAAFGAVAASTLPVMAYAGGDPIPVAATTDRLAVWGQAFGAWGHTKSDGNAARLDRSTGGFFLGADAPVFDSWRLGVLAGYSRTSFSARDRASNGGSDNYHLGLYGGTQWGSLGFRTGLAYTWHDISANRSVVFPGFNDSLKGNYHAGTFQAFGEFGYRIDLSQVALEPFANLAYVNLRTDGFTEQGGAAALSGTGQTTQATFTTLGLRAAAGFDLASVRATVRGTLGWRHAFGDITPLVTLAFAGSSAFTVGGVPIAKNAAVLEAGLDLNLSPAATLGLAYSGQLASGAQQHGMKANLAVRF, from the coding sequence ATGGGTGGTGTCTCGTCCCTACCGGGCACAACTGCGGTCACGGCTCGGCATCTGACGGTCTCACCACGCGGTACTACCTCGCCACGCGGTCGAAAAACCGAGACATCAACCGAAAAATGTCGAAGCTCTGTCGCTTGGTCGAACCGGCATGTCGTGTTTTTCCCACGGCACTTGCGTAGATTTGTGCTCTCTCGCACACCAAGAGCCTGGCGATGCGGCCCCGCATCACAATCATTGCGCGAGCCTCCCCGAATGGTTGCCCATCTCCGCCGAAACCGCCTCCTGAGCTCGACCGCCCTGGCCGGATGCCGGCCGGCCGGGCCGACAGCCCCCACGCTGTCGCTCGCCTTAGCCGGCTTGGTGACGCTGCTGGGGGCGGCGCCGGTAAGCGCCGCTGACGTGACCTGGATCGGCATTGGCAACCAGAGCTGGACCGACGGCAGCCAATGGTCGCCAGCCAACCCGCCAACGTCCGCCGACCGGGCTATTCTCAACGGCGGCGGCGGCCCCGCCGTGATCTCGACGCTGTCCGGCGTGGGGGTGGCGGGAAGCATCGAGCTACGGGACAACGCGCAGCTCATCCTCGACAACAACGCCACGCTTGGGGTCGGCACCAACATCCTGATCGGCACGATCAACAACGCGGCGGTGTCGACACTGCGTGTCGAGGGAGGCGCCCAGACCACCACCATCGGCCTGTTTGTCGGCAATGCGACGGGCAGCAGCGGCGTCGTGGACGTCTCTGGTGCCGCCAGCGCGCTGCATGTCATCGGCCAGGCGGAGATCGGCGGCAGTGGCGCGGGCACGCTGACGATCCGCGCTGGTGGCGCGGTGAGCGTCGGCGTCGGCGGCATCGGCACGCTCAATGTCGGCACGGCGGGCGGCGGCGCGGGGACGCTCAGGATGGGCGATGCCACTGGCGTCGGCACGCTAGCCGCGTCGACGGTCGACCTGCGCAACAACGCCTCCAGCGTGGTGTTCGACGGGACCGGCAGCCAGGCCTTCGCCCCGCTGATCACCGGCAGCGGTTTCGTCGTGAAGAACGGCAGCGGCACGGTGACCCTCACCGGCGCCAACAGCTATACCGGCGGCACCACGCTGAATGCCGGCGTCCTGACTGTGGGCAATTCAGCAGCGCTCGGTCTGGGCGGTCTCACCGTCGGCGGTTCCTCGACGCTGGACAGCAATGCCAGCGTGAGTTTGGGGAACGCTATCGTGTTGAACGCCAATCTGACGATCGGCGGCAGCAATGCCTTGACCCTCAACGGCGGGATCAGCGGCGCCGGCGGGCTGTTCAAGAACGGCAGCGCCACGCTGACGCTCAATGGCGTCAACACCTTTACCGGTGGCATGGCCATCAATGGCGGCACGGTGCAGGCGGCGAGCGACGGCAATCTCGGCACTCCCGGCGGACAGATCACCTTTTCCAATACGACCATCGTTGGCGGCGCCGGCACGGGCGCCGATGCGGTTCTGCGGACGACAACCTCGTTCTCCAGCGCCAAGACCATGGCCTTCACCTCCGGCGGCGGGCGCATCGAGACGGTTGCGGGCACCACGCTGACGCTGTCGGGGGCGATCTCCACAGGCGGCAGCGCCAGCTTCTTTAAACAGGGTGACGGCACGCTGGTGCTGACCGGCGACAGTTCGGCCAATTATTTCGGCCGGACATGGGTGCATGGCGGCACGCTCAGGATCGAAGGCGGCGGCAAGCTCGGCAGTGTCGCCACCGGGGGGCAGGCCTATATCAGCAACGGCGCCACGGTTGTTGTCACCGGCAGCGGATCAGCCTGGGAGACCTTCAGCCAGATGCGGGTCGGCGAACATGGTTCGGGCACGCTCAGGATCGAGAATGGCGGCACGGTCAGGAACGGCTCGGGCGGCGGCACGGTCGGCATTGTCGGCGGCGGCGGCGCAAGCGAGGTCGTCATCACTGGGCTCGGCTCGCAATGGCTGGGCAATGGCGCGAACCTCTATGTCGGCCATTCCAATGCCGGGTCACTGACGGTGTCCGACCAGGGCGTCCTGCGGCTCGGTGCCGCCGGCAACGGCACGATCATCGCCGGCCTATCCGGCGGCGCGGCCGGTGGCACCATCAATATCGGCGCGGCGGAGGCGTCGGCCGCCGCCGCCGCCGGCACGCTGCAGGTCGGCATCGTGGATCTCAATGCCGCAAGCCGGCTCGCGTTCAACCATACCGAGGCTGGCTACAGCTTCGCGCCGACGATCGTCGGCGCCGGCCAGGTCCGCCAGGTCAACGGCACGACGATCCTGGCCGGTGCCCATACCTATTCCGGCGGCACGGCGATTGTCGGCGGCGTGCTGCAGGTGACGAGCGAGGCCAATCTGGGCGATGTCGCCGGCGGGTTGACCATCGGCAACGGCACCTTGCGCGTCACCAGCGGATTTGCGAGCGGCCGGAACGTGGTGCTGACCGGTGCCTCCGCGACCATGGAGATCCAGGCCGGCGGGCATGTGCTGTCGGATGATATCGATGGCGCCGGCGGGCTGACCAAGACAGGCGCGGGCACGCTGACCCTGACCGGCGCGAACAGTTATGCCGGCACCACCACCATCAGCGCGGGCACGCTGCAACTCGGCACGGGCGGCACCTCGGGTTCGATCACCGGTAACGTCGTCAACAACGCCGCGCTCATCTTCAACCGCAGCGATGCCGTCACCTTCACTGGCGCCGTGTCCGGATCCGGCACGCTTCGCCATATCGGGGGCGGCCTGACCAACCTGAGCGGAAACAGCGGCGGCTTTTCCGGGACGACCACCGTCGAGGCCGGCACGCTCGCGGTCAACGGCGCGCTCGGGGGAACGCTTGTGGTGCAGTCCGGCGCGACGCTCGGCGGCATCGGCACGGTGGGCAGCCTCGGTTCCAGCGCGACCATCGCGGCCGGCGGCGTGCATGCGCCGGGCAATTCGATCGGCACCCAGATCATCGCCGGGAACTATGTCAACCACGGCGCGCTGGTGATCGAGGGAACGCCGGCGGCGACCGACAAGCTCGTGGTCGCCGGCAGCGTCGACATATCGGGCGCAACGCTCAACCTGGTGCTGTCGCCGGCAACCGCTGCGAGCTGGCCCGCGCTCAACGGCCCCTATATCCTGATCGACAAGCAGAGCGCCGGCGCCGTGACGGGGACGTTCGGCACCGTCACCAACAACCTGCTCTTTCTCGACCTGAGCCTGAACTATGCCGGCGGCGACGGCAACGACGTGACGCTGCAGCTGACCCGCAATGATGCCAGCTTCTCGAGCCTCGCCATCACCCGCAACCAGATCGCCACCGCCGGCGCCATCGAGAGCCTGCCCAACAGCAATCCGATCTGGCAAGCGGTCGCGCTGTCGAGCGACCCGGATATCGTCCGCCGCAGCTTTGATGCGCTGTCGGGCGAGATCCATGCCTCGGCCAAGACCGCACTTGTCGAGGACAGTCGCTTCGTCCGCGAGGCCGCCACTGACCGCCTGCGCGCGGCCTTCGGGGCGGTCGCCGCCTCCACCCTGCCGGTCATGGCTTATGCCGGAGGGGATCCGATCCCGGTGGCGGCAACCACCGATCGCCTGGCCGTCTGGGGCCAGGCCTTCGGCGCCTGGGGACATACCAAGAGCGACGGCAATGCCGCCCGCCTCGACCGCTCGACCGGCGGCTTCTTCCTGGGCGCCGACGCCCCCGTCTTCGACAGCTGGCGGCTCGGCGTTCTCGCCGGTTACAGCCGGACCTCGTTCAGCGCCCGGGACCGCGCGTCCAATGGGGGCAGCGACAACTACCACCTCGGCCTTTATGGCGGCACGCAGTGGGGTTCGCTCGGCTTCCGTACGGGCCTCGCCTATACGTGGCACGACATCTCGGCCAATCGGTCGGTCGTCTTCCCGGGCTTCAACGACAGCCTGAAGGGCAATTACCACGCCGGCACCTTCCAGGCCTTCGGCGAGTTCGGCTACCGGATCGATCTGTCACAGGTCGCGCTCGAGCCCTTCGCCAACCTGGCCTATGTCAACCTGCGCACCGACGGCTTCACCGAGCAGGGCGGCGCAGCGGCGCTCAGCGGTACTGGCCAGACGACACAGGCGACCTTCACCACGCTCGGCCTTCGCGCTGCCGCCGGCTTCGACCTGGCCAGCGTTCGGGCCACCGTGCGCGGCACGCTCGGCTGGCGGCATGCCTTCGGCGACATCACCCCACTCGTCACCCTGGCATTTGCCGGGAGCAGCGCCTTCACGGTCGGCGGCGTGCCGATCGCCAAGAATGCCGCCGTGCTCGAGGCCGGGCTCGATCTCAATCTGTCGCCCGCGGCAACCCTTGGCCTGGCCTATTCCGGCCAGCTCGCCTCCGGCGCCCAGCAGCACGGCATGAAAGCCAACCTCGCGGTGAGGTTCTGA